One Alcaligenes ammonioxydans DNA segment encodes these proteins:
- the sucD gene encoding succinate--CoA ligase subunit alpha, translating to MSILINKDTKVITQGITGKTGQFHTRMCREYGNGMEAFVAGVNPKRAGEDFEGVPIYASVSDAKAETGATVSVIYVPPAGAAAAIWEAVEADLDLVICITEGIPVRDMLEVRNRMRAENRKTLLLGPNCPGLITPDEIKIGIMPGHIHRKGRIGVVSRSGTLTYEAVAQVTELGLGQSSAVGIGGDPINGLKHIDVLKMFNDDPDTDAVIMIGEIGGPDEVNAALWAKDNMTKPVVGFIAGVTAPPGKRMGHAGALISGGADTADAKLEVMEACGIRTTRNPSEMGKLLKSVL from the coding sequence ATGTCGATTCTGATCAATAAAGACACCAAAGTCATCACGCAAGGGATCACCGGCAAGACCGGCCAGTTCCACACCCGCATGTGCCGTGAATACGGTAACGGCATGGAAGCCTTTGTGGCTGGCGTGAACCCCAAGCGTGCTGGCGAGGATTTCGAAGGCGTACCTATCTACGCCTCCGTGTCCGACGCCAAGGCTGAAACTGGCGCGACTGTGTCGGTTATTTACGTTCCACCTGCAGGCGCTGCAGCAGCTATCTGGGAAGCGGTTGAAGCTGACCTGGATCTGGTTATCTGCATTACCGAAGGCATCCCTGTTCGCGACATGCTGGAAGTTCGCAACCGCATGCGCGCTGAAAACCGCAAAACCTTGCTGTTGGGCCCGAACTGCCCCGGTCTGATCACTCCTGATGAGATCAAGATCGGTATCATGCCCGGCCACATTCACCGCAAGGGCCGCATCGGTGTGGTTAGCCGCTCCGGCACGCTGACCTACGAAGCTGTTGCTCAAGTCACTGAACTGGGCCTGGGTCAATCCTCGGCTGTGGGTATCGGTGGCGATCCAATCAACGGCCTGAAGCACATCGATGTGCTCAAGATGTTCAACGACGATCCTGATACCGATGCCGTTATCATGATTGGCGAGATCGGCGGTCCAGACGAAGTCAACGCGGCTTTGTGGGCCAAAGACAACATGACCAAGCCTGTGGTTGGCTTTATCGCTGGTGTGACAGCGCCTCCCGGAAAACGCATGGGTCACGCGGGTGCCCTGATCTCCGGTGGTGCCGACACGGCCGACGCCAAGCTGGAAGTGATGGAAGCTTGCGGTATTCGTACCACACGCAACCCATCCGAAATGGGCAAGTTGCTCAAATCGGTGCTGTAA
- the sucC gene encoding ADP-forming succinate--CoA ligase subunit beta has protein sequence MKIHEYQGKALLKQFGVAVPRGIPAFSVDEAVAAAQELGGSVWVVKAQIHAGGRGKGGGVKLARSIDEVRQLASEILGMQLITHQTGPEGQKVGRLLIEEGADIKKEYYVGIVTDRATQRVAVMASSEGGMEIEEVAERNPDAILKEFVDPAVGLTNEQATKLARGIGVPDASIDKAVAEFQKLYKCYTETDAELAEINPLILTGSGDIIALDAKFNFDSNALFRHPDIVAFRDLAEEDPAEVEASKYDLAYIQLDGNIGCLVNGAGLAMATMDTIKLFGGEPANFLDVGGGATAEKVTEAFKIMLANKGVKAILVNIFGGIMRCDVIAEGVIAACKAVNLNVPLVVRMKGTNEELGKKMLADSGLPIISADTMAEAATAVVAAAK, from the coding sequence ATGAAAATTCACGAATATCAGGGCAAAGCACTGCTTAAGCAGTTTGGCGTTGCCGTGCCACGCGGAATTCCTGCCTTCTCCGTCGATGAAGCGGTTGCAGCTGCGCAGGAGCTGGGTGGCTCTGTGTGGGTTGTCAAAGCCCAGATTCACGCCGGTGGCCGTGGCAAGGGCGGTGGCGTCAAACTGGCTCGTTCGATTGACGAAGTGCGTCAACTGGCCTCGGAAATCCTGGGCATGCAGCTGATCACTCACCAGACCGGTCCTGAAGGCCAGAAGGTGGGTCGCCTGCTGATCGAGGAAGGCGCGGACATCAAGAAAGAGTACTACGTCGGTATCGTGACCGACCGTGCTACCCAGCGTGTAGCCGTGATGGCATCCAGCGAAGGCGGCATGGAAATTGAAGAAGTGGCCGAGCGCAACCCCGACGCCATTCTGAAAGAGTTCGTGGACCCTGCTGTCGGTTTGACCAATGAGCAGGCTACCAAGCTGGCCCGCGGTATTGGCGTGCCTGACGCTTCGATCGACAAGGCGGTTGCCGAATTCCAGAAGCTGTACAAGTGCTACACCGAAACGGACGCGGAACTGGCTGAGATCAACCCTCTGATCCTGACCGGCTCGGGCGACATCATTGCGTTGGACGCCAAGTTCAACTTCGATAGCAACGCTTTGTTCCGTCACCCCGATATCGTGGCGTTCCGTGATCTGGCTGAAGAAGATCCTGCTGAGGTTGAAGCCAGCAAATACGATCTGGCCTACATCCAGCTGGACGGCAATATCGGCTGCCTGGTCAACGGCGCCGGTCTGGCCATGGCGACCATGGACACCATCAAGCTGTTTGGCGGCGAGCCTGCCAACTTCCTGGACGTGGGCGGTGGCGCTACGGCCGAAAAAGTTACTGAAGCCTTCAAGATCATGTTGGCCAACAAGGGCGTCAAAGCCATTCTGGTTAACATCTTCGGCGGCATCATGCGCTGCGACGTGATCGCTGAAGGCGTGATCGCTGCGTGCAAGGCCGTCAACCTGAACGTGCCTCTGGTGGTACGCATGAAGGGTACCAACGAAGAGCTGGGCAAGAAGATGCTGGCCGATTCCGGTCTGCCCATCATCAGTGCTGACACCATGGCCGAAGCGGCGACTGCTGTTGTCGCTGCCGCCAAGTAA
- a CDS encoding LysR family transcriptional regulator, whose product MLEIRHLETLSAIRDSGSLQEAAERLNVTQSALSHQLRDLESRLHVPLLNRRTRPARLTTAALRILMLADDILPRVRATERDLQRLAAGQTGRLHVAIDCHSCFQWLMPALDAFRQEWPDVTLDLSAAFSFAPLPALMRGDLDVVITSDPQADPAVHYEPLFRYELVLAVSRQHPLSQYRYIEPSQLADQVLITYPVERHRLDIFTQFLTPADVEPAALRQAELTPMIVQLVASQRGVAALPNWALTEFLNPASIRTCRLGEHGVWRTLYASVRSEDVQANYVQAFLAQARATCFKSLQGIVAAQA is encoded by the coding sequence ATGCTTGAAATCCGTCACCTGGAAACCCTAAGCGCCATCCGTGACAGCGGAAGCTTGCAAGAGGCCGCCGAGCGCCTGAATGTCACCCAGTCTGCTCTCTCGCACCAGTTACGCGATCTGGAGTCCCGACTGCACGTGCCACTGCTGAACCGTCGCACCCGCCCCGCCCGTCTGACCACGGCCGCCTTGCGTATCCTGATGTTGGCTGATGACATCTTGCCGCGTGTACGCGCTACCGAGCGTGACCTGCAGCGTCTTGCCGCCGGGCAAACGGGGCGCCTGCATGTCGCCATCGACTGCCACTCCTGCTTTCAATGGTTGATGCCGGCATTGGATGCCTTCAGACAAGAGTGGCCCGATGTCACACTGGATTTGAGCGCAGCTTTTTCTTTTGCCCCCTTGCCCGCCTTGATGCGCGGGGACCTGGACGTGGTGATTACATCAGATCCTCAGGCCGATCCGGCTGTGCATTACGAGCCTCTTTTCCGCTACGAGCTGGTTCTAGCGGTTTCCAGACAGCACCCCTTGTCGCAATATCGCTATATAGAACCGTCTCAACTGGCAGATCAAGTTCTGATTACCTATCCGGTAGAGCGCCACCGTCTCGATATTTTTACGCAATTTCTGACACCAGCCGATGTAGAGCCTGCTGCGCTTCGGCAAGCCGAACTAACCCCTATGATCGTGCAATTGGTGGCCAGTCAGCGCGGAGTGGCGGCTCTGCCCAATTGGGCCTTGACGGAGTTCTTGAACCCGGCCTCAATTCGCACCTGTCGCCTGGGGGAGCATGGTGTGTGGCGAACGCTTTACGCAAGCGTCAGAAGTGAAGATGTGCAAGCGAACTATGTGCAAGCCTTCCTGGCACAGGCACGCGCGACCTGCTTTAAAAGCCTGCAAGGGATTGTGGCTGCTCAAGCGTGA
- the hemC gene encoding hydroxymethylbilane synthase, giving the protein MTAVVSTPEELVIATRASQLALWQAMHVRDRLQTLYPQCKVSLLEMTTRGDQILDRTLSKVGGKGLFVKELETALLDGRAHLAVHSLKDVPVVLPESFDLPIIMERDDPRDAFVSNTYPNLAALPAGAIVGTSSLRRESQIRERYPHLDIRPLRGNVQTRLSKLDRGDYDAIILASAGLRRLELAERIRDYISIEDSLPAAGQGALGIEILKTRSDVAQWLAPLAHSTSHVCALAERAVSRALGGSCQVPLAAYATLDGDELTLSGLVAEPDGSTVYRAQIHGPANNAEELGLSLAEDLKRQGAQAILDRLLTEQPAEGE; this is encoded by the coding sequence ATGACCGCTGTGGTTTCTACTCCAGAAGAATTGGTCATTGCCACGCGTGCCAGTCAACTGGCCTTGTGGCAAGCCATGCATGTGCGCGACCGTTTGCAAACGCTGTATCCGCAGTGCAAGGTGTCCTTGTTGGAAATGACAACACGTGGTGATCAGATCCTGGATCGCACCTTGTCCAAAGTGGGCGGCAAGGGCTTGTTTGTCAAAGAACTGGAAACGGCCTTGCTTGATGGCCGTGCTCACCTGGCCGTGCACTCCCTGAAGGATGTGCCGGTGGTATTGCCCGAGTCCTTTGATCTGCCCATCATCATGGAACGGGACGATCCACGCGATGCTTTTGTTTCCAATACGTATCCCAATCTTGCGGCTTTACCTGCTGGTGCCATCGTAGGCACCTCCAGCTTGCGCCGCGAGTCCCAGATTCGTGAGCGTTATCCACATCTGGACATTCGCCCCTTGCGTGGCAATGTTCAGACACGTTTGTCCAAGCTGGATCGGGGCGATTACGACGCCATCATTCTGGCGTCGGCCGGTTTGCGCCGTCTGGAACTGGCCGAGCGTATCCGCGATTACATCTCCATTGAAGACAGCCTGCCGGCCGCTGGGCAGGGCGCCCTGGGTATCGAGATTCTGAAAACTCGCAGCGATGTGGCCCAATGGCTGGCGCCCTTGGCGCATTCCACCAGCCATGTGTGCGCGCTGGCTGAACGTGCTGTATCCCGCGCTTTGGGTGGTTCCTGTCAGGTTCCTTTGGCTGCGTATGCCACGCTGGATGGCGACGAACTGACTCTGAGTGGCCTGGTGGCCGAGCCGGATGGTTCCACGGTTTACCGCGCGCAGATTCATGGTCCAGCTAACAATGCGGAAGAACTGGGACTGTCGCTGGCTGAGGATCTGAAACGACAAGGTGCTCAAGCCATTCTGGATCGCTTGCTGACGGAGCAGCCTGCAGAGGGCGAGTAA
- the recX gene encoding recombination regulator RecX: MISPPEFDEEPFETDPEEIRERKQAQRERIAALSARSTNSGRNGEPASVGDDASAVEKKATSKRAGLSLKARALNFLSRREYSRLELGRRLAPHADSAEEVEALLDALVEQKWLSDERFAHSVVNRRASRVGTRVILQELRQHGVDVHQTEIIKEELMATELERAKQVWSKKFSAPPDDPRSYAKQYRFMASRGFSGRILQQILGDWEDDLA; encoded by the coding sequence TTGATCTCTCCTCCTGAGTTCGATGAGGAACCCTTTGAGACCGATCCGGAAGAAATCCGGGAACGGAAGCAGGCTCAAAGGGAGCGTATCGCTGCGCTTTCTGCCCGATCTACAAACTCGGGCAGAAATGGCGAGCCTGCCAGTGTTGGCGATGATGCTTCGGCTGTAGAAAAGAAAGCGACCTCCAAACGGGCGGGGCTTTCGCTTAAGGCCAGAGCCTTGAATTTTCTGTCCAGACGTGAGTATTCACGTTTGGAGTTGGGCCGGCGCTTGGCGCCCCATGCTGATAGTGCAGAAGAAGTGGAAGCCCTGCTTGACGCACTGGTCGAGCAAAAGTGGCTGTCTGACGAACGTTTTGCGCACAGCGTCGTCAATCGTCGCGCCTCGCGGGTGGGCACCCGGGTCATTTTGCAAGAGCTTCGCCAGCATGGCGTCGATGTGCATCAGACTGAAATTATTAAAGAAGAATTGATGGCAACTGAGCTGGAGCGTGCCAAACAGGTGTGGAGCAAGAAGTTCAGCGCCCCCCCGGATGACCCTCGCAGTTACGCAAAGCAGTATCGTTTCATGGCCAGCCGTGGCTTTTCGGGTCGTATCTTGCAGCAGATCCTGGGCGACTGGGAAGACGATCTAGCCTGA
- a CDS encoding TerC family protein — protein MIEFLQTLHWGSLFQIVLIDILLGGDNAVVIALACRNLPKQQRMQGILWGTVGAIILRVVLIFFALTLLDLPFLKLVGGVLLLWIGIKLLLPDDDEHGNIQGGGTVWAAVKTIIIADFVMSLDNVIAIAGAAQNAHLDHQLGYVIFGLLLSVPIIVWGSTLVLKLIDRFPVVVTLGGALLGWIAGGMLVTDKIVENQFGLQPQPVKLGVEIVCALLVVALGKWLARRKGSTKET, from the coding sequence ATGATCGAATTTCTCCAGACCCTGCATTGGGGTTCATTGTTTCAGATTGTACTGATTGATATTTTGCTGGGCGGTGATAATGCCGTCGTGATCGCGCTGGCCTGTCGTAACCTGCCCAAGCAGCAGCGCATGCAGGGAATCTTGTGGGGGACGGTAGGGGCGATTATATTGCGCGTCGTCCTGATCTTTTTTGCGTTGACCCTGCTGGATCTGCCTTTCCTGAAGTTGGTGGGCGGCGTGTTGCTCTTGTGGATCGGTATCAAGCTCTTGCTGCCCGATGATGACGAGCATGGCAATATTCAAGGCGGTGGCACTGTTTGGGCTGCCGTCAAAACCATCATCATCGCGGACTTCGTGATGAGTCTGGACAATGTGATTGCCATTGCCGGGGCGGCGCAGAATGCGCATTTGGACCACCAGTTGGGCTATGTGATTTTTGGCTTGCTGCTCAGCGTTCCCATTATTGTCTGGGGCAGTACCCTGGTGCTCAAGCTGATCGACCGCTTTCCTGTCGTGGTGACCCTGGGCGGCGCCTTGTTGGGCTGGATTGCCGGTGGCATGCTGGTCACGGACAAGATTGTGGAAAATCAATTTGGCCTCCAGCCACAGCCTGTTAAACTCGGGGTCGAGATTGTTTGTGCCTTATTAGTGGTGGCGCTGGGCAAATGGCTGGCGCGCCGTAAAGGTTCTACCAAGGAAACATAG
- a CDS encoding DUF2889 domain-containing protein, with protein sequence MPLPPPSVAREPLHTRTITVQSFAREDGLWDLEASLLDIKSYDFPIRNGQTHKAGDPVHLMHLRVTIDSSFAIVDAVAVYDAAPYQDNCSSISDAYRKLVGLNLLKQFRQGVKERFGRSAGCTHMSELALVLPTAAVQTMAGRRRSSGESEIYRTDKQPFHLDGCHALRLSGPVVEEFYPVWYRPKVTDGVE encoded by the coding sequence ATGCCTTTGCCTCCGCCGTCCGTTGCCCGTGAACCATTGCATACGCGTACCATCACGGTACAGTCGTTCGCACGGGAAGATGGCCTTTGGGATCTGGAGGCGTCGTTGCTGGATATCAAGTCCTATGACTTTCCCATCCGTAACGGTCAGACCCACAAGGCGGGCGATCCTGTTCACCTGATGCATCTGCGTGTCACCATCGACAGCAGCTTTGCCATTGTGGATGCCGTGGCGGTCTATGACGCAGCTCCCTACCAGGACAACTGTTCGTCCATTTCAGATGCCTATCGCAAATTGGTCGGTCTGAATTTGCTCAAGCAATTTCGTCAGGGTGTCAAAGAGCGTTTCGGACGCTCGGCAGGCTGTACGCACATGAGCGAGTTGGCGCTGGTCCTGCCCACCGCAGCCGTGCAGACCATGGCCGGTCGGCGTCGCAGTAGCGGGGAATCAGAAATTTATCGTACCGACAAGCAGCCTTTCCATCTGGATGGCTGCCATGCCTTGCGCTTGAGCGGTCCCGTGGTTGAGGAGTTTTACCCCGTCTGGTATCGACCCAAAGTGACGGATGGGGTGGAGTAG